In Myxococcus stipitatus, the following are encoded in one genomic region:
- a CDS encoding BlaI/MecI/CopY family transcriptional regulator, which yields MPVPPQPTRAELAILRVLWQLGPSTVRQVHESLRDTQDNDTGYTTVLKLLQNMTEKGLVQRDESERTHVYEAALSQKRTQRDLLRDLMDRAFGGSASSVVAQALSMKRASAEELAEIRKLLDEHERRGK from the coding sequence ATGCCCGTTCCTCCCCAGCCGACGCGCGCCGAGCTGGCCATCCTCCGGGTCCTCTGGCAGCTGGGCCCCAGCACCGTGCGCCAGGTGCATGAGTCGCTCCGGGACACGCAGGACAATGACACCGGTTACACGACGGTGCTCAAGCTCCTGCAGAACATGACGGAGAAGGGGCTCGTTCAGCGGGACGAGAGCGAGCGCACCCACGTCTATGAAGCGGCCCTCAGTCAGAAGCGCACGCAGCGCGATTTGTTGCGCGACTTGATGGACCGTGCCTTCGGCGGCTCCGCATCCAGTGTCGTGGCCCAGGCACTGTCGATGAAGCGGGCGTCCGCGGAGGAGTTGGCGGAGATTCGGAAGCTGCTGGACGAGCACGAGAGGCGGGGGAAGTGA
- a CDS encoding SLC13 family permease: MSPPLASMHDAEATPAMPIEAIAAPPSRRHWLRPALAALGLAAVGLVAGFGVEGDVASRAVLVAGVCLVLWLSELVPPFVPTLLLLGATPVVLGPLAPDYRLSSVLTWCADPVLILFLGGFTLEVAAMRHGLDSAVARHVVRWSRGRPRLLLLLVMGGVAFLSMWMSNVAAAAMMLAALRPVLLAAPPGAPLRPALLASVALGANLGGMATPVGSGPNALAVSAASTFAPVTFAGWMAFALPLTALMLLLGFGLILLRFRVSGPLTLPATPATRALSPSGRRVLAVSAACVVAWLTEPLHGVPAPVVALGATALLFGTGLLRREDLGRLDWSTLLLIAGGLALGKLLEHSGVVAHALDGARLEALPREARLGALVVVAAALSALMSNTGTAALLLPLALSVEPSASTPILVAMGCSFGIPFAISTPPNAMAAGEGLDTSELLRLGLPLMAVGCLLVSVTGPWVLRLFGLP; this comes from the coding sequence ATGTCCCCTCCCCTTGCCTCGATGCACGACGCCGAGGCCACCCCCGCCATGCCCATCGAGGCCATCGCCGCCCCGCCGTCGCGGCGGCATTGGCTCCGGCCCGCGCTCGCGGCCTTGGGCCTGGCGGCCGTGGGGCTAGTCGCGGGCTTCGGGGTGGAGGGCGACGTGGCGTCGCGCGCGGTGCTGGTGGCGGGCGTCTGCCTGGTGTTGTGGTTGTCGGAGCTGGTGCCCCCTTTTGTTCCCACGTTGCTCCTGCTCGGTGCCACGCCCGTGGTGCTGGGCCCTCTGGCGCCGGACTACCGGCTGTCCTCGGTGCTCACGTGGTGCGCGGACCCGGTGCTCATCCTCTTCCTCGGCGGCTTCACGCTGGAAGTGGCGGCCATGCGACATGGCCTCGACTCCGCGGTCGCCCGGCACGTCGTGCGGTGGTCCAGGGGACGGCCCCGCCTGCTGCTCCTGCTGGTGATGGGCGGCGTGGCCTTCCTCTCCATGTGGATGTCCAACGTGGCCGCCGCGGCGATGATGCTGGCGGCGCTCCGGCCCGTGCTGCTCGCCGCGCCCCCTGGCGCGCCCCTGCGGCCCGCCCTGCTTGCGAGCGTGGCGCTGGGCGCGAACCTCGGCGGAATGGCGACCCCCGTGGGCAGTGGCCCCAACGCCCTCGCCGTGTCCGCCGCGAGCACCTTCGCGCCCGTCACCTTCGCGGGATGGATGGCCTTCGCCCTGCCACTCACCGCGCTGATGCTGCTCCTGGGGTTCGGCCTCATCCTGCTGCGCTTTCGCGTGAGCGGACCACTGACCTTGCCCGCAACACCCGCCACCCGGGCGCTGAGCCCCTCCGGCCGGCGGGTGCTCGCAGTAAGTGCCGCCTGTGTGGTGGCCTGGCTGACGGAGCCCCTGCACGGCGTGCCCGCACCGGTGGTCGCCCTGGGCGCCACCGCGCTGCTGTTCGGCACCGGGCTGCTGCGGCGCGAGGACCTGGGCCGGTTGGACTGGTCGACCTTGCTGCTCATCGCGGGAGGGCTCGCGCTGGGCAAGCTCCTGGAGCACTCCGGGGTGGTGGCCCATGCGCTCGACGGCGCGAGGCTGGAGGCCCTGCCCCGCGAGGCGCGGCTGGGGGCGCTGGTCGTCGTCGCGGCCGCGCTGTCGGCGCTGATGAGCAACACGGGCACCGCGGCCCTGCTTCTCCCACTGGCCCTGAGCGTGGAGCCCTCCGCGTCCACCCCCATCCTCGTCGCCATGGGGTGCTCGTTCGGCATCCCCTTCGCCATCAGCACGCCCCCCAACGCCATGGCCGCGGGCGAGGGGCTCGACACTTCGGAGCTCCTGCGGCTGGGGCTGCCCCTCATGGCGGTGGGTTGTCTGCTGGTCAGCGTCACTGGACCGTGGGTGCTACGTCTCTTTGGCCTGCCATGA
- a CDS encoding sigma-54 dependent transcriptional regulator has protein sequence MSAQRILVVDDEDNARRAIATILSEEGYEVAEAADGAEALSRVADFSPAVVLSDVRMPNMDGLSLLRAAREQGSDATFVMMTAFASVEMAVEAMKSGADNFLLKPLDADQVLVTLSKALEKRSLRREAEALRDQVRTRVRRFHDIIGESPQLQGIYDVVRRAASTRATVLILGESGTGKELIAQALHQESPRREKPFIRVHCAALSESLLESELFGHEKGAFTGAVARKEGRFELADGGTLFLDEIGEISPTVQVKLLRVLQQRELERVGGTQTLKVDVRIVAATHRDLAAEVKAGRFREDLYYRLNVVSVTLPPLRDRKSDIPALVNHFLEKYGDAYGKQVRGLAPGTLQALLAHDWPGNIRELENAIERAVVLTQGHELTTDDLPPVLRGPRPIGTGQGSLIPGATLAAIEREAILRTLEMVQGSTSRAAEVLGISVRKIQYRLKEYGSSGENAPAKLDGDEPTSDLAAES, from the coding sequence ATGTCCGCACAGCGCATCCTGGTCGTCGACGATGAGGACAACGCCCGCCGAGCCATCGCCACCATCCTGAGCGAGGAAGGCTACGAGGTGGCCGAGGCCGCCGATGGCGCGGAGGCCCTCTCCCGCGTGGCGGACTTCTCGCCCGCGGTGGTGCTCTCCGACGTGCGCATGCCGAACATGGACGGGCTGAGCCTGCTGCGCGCCGCTCGCGAGCAGGGCAGCGACGCCACCTTCGTGATGATGACGGCCTTCGCCAGCGTGGAGATGGCGGTGGAGGCGATGAAGTCCGGGGCGGACAACTTCCTGCTCAAGCCGCTCGACGCGGACCAGGTGCTCGTCACGCTGTCCAAGGCCCTGGAGAAGCGCAGCCTCCGGCGCGAGGCGGAGGCACTCAGGGACCAGGTCCGCACGCGCGTGCGGCGCTTCCACGACATCATCGGAGAGTCGCCCCAGCTCCAGGGCATCTACGACGTGGTCCGCCGCGCCGCGAGCACCCGCGCCACGGTGCTCATCCTGGGTGAATCCGGCACGGGCAAGGAGCTCATCGCCCAGGCCCTGCACCAGGAGTCCCCGCGCCGCGAGAAGCCCTTCATCCGCGTGCACTGCGCCGCCCTGTCCGAGAGCCTCCTGGAGAGCGAGCTGTTCGGTCACGAGAAGGGCGCCTTCACCGGCGCGGTGGCGCGCAAGGAAGGACGCTTCGAGCTGGCCGATGGCGGCACGCTGTTCCTGGATGAAATCGGAGAGATTTCCCCCACCGTTCAGGTGAAGCTGCTGCGCGTGCTCCAGCAGCGCGAGCTGGAGCGAGTGGGCGGCACGCAGACCCTCAAGGTCGACGTGCGCATCGTCGCGGCGACCCACCGGGACCTCGCGGCGGAGGTGAAGGCCGGCCGCTTCCGCGAGGACCTCTACTATCGCCTCAACGTGGTGAGCGTGACACTGCCGCCATTGCGGGACCGCAAGAGCGACATCCCCGCCCTGGTGAACCACTTCCTGGAGAAGTACGGCGACGCGTACGGCAAGCAGGTGCGCGGCCTGGCACCGGGCACGCTCCAGGCCCTGCTCGCACACGACTGGCCGGGCAACATCCGCGAGTTGGAGAACGCCATCGAGCGCGCGGTGGTGCTCACCCAGGGACACGAGCTGACGACGGATGACCTGCCGCCCGTCCTGCGGGGGCCACGCCCCATCGGCACGGGCCAGGGCTCGCTCATCCCCGGCGCCACGCTCGCGGCCATCGAGCGCGAGGCCATCCTCCGGACCCTGGAGATGGTGCAGGGCTCCACCTCGCGCGCCGCGGAGGTGCTGGGCATCAGCGTGCGGAAGATTCAATACCGACTCAAGGAGTACGGCTCCTCGGGAGAGAACGCGCCGGCGAAACTCGACGGCGACGAGCCCACGAGCGACCTGGCCGCGGAGTCCTGA
- the thiC gene encoding phosphomethylpyrimidine synthase ThiC, which yields MSGASKSLKVDGKVLEGISRGPLPASRKVFVSGSLHPDVRVPLREISQTSTRHGHGPEARETANPPVHVYDSSGPYTDPQADIDLRRGLPATREPWILRRGDTEELAGITSKYGQEREADPRLAGLRFGHRRKPRVARAGSNVTQLHYARKGIITPEMEYVALRENLRVEASLAAQHPGHSWGASIPKVITPEFVRDEVARGRAIIPANINHPEVEPMIIGRNFLVKINANIGNSAVTSSIEEEVEKMVWSIRWGADTVMDLSTGRNIHETREWILRNAPVPIGTVPIYQALEKVGGKAEELTWDIFRDTLIEQAEQGVDYFTIHAGVLLRYVPLTAKRLTGIVSRGGSILAKWCLAHHQENFLYTHFDEICEIMKAYDVSFSLGDGLRPGSIADANDAAQFGELETLGELTKIAWKHDVQTMIEGPGHVPMHLIQENMTKQLAVCGEAPFYTLGPLTTDIAPGYDHFTSGIGAAMIGWFGTAMLCYVTPKEHLGLPDRDDVKEGVITYKIAAHAADLAKGHPGAQARDNALSKARFEFRWEDQFNLSLDPERARAFHDETLPAEGAKVAHFCSMCGPQFCSMKITQEVRDYAAKTGVSESTALDQGLEQKSEEFKKSGAQLYQ from the coding sequence ATGAGCGGAGCATCCAAGAGCCTGAAGGTCGATGGGAAGGTCCTGGAGGGCATCAGCCGAGGCCCCTTGCCGGCCTCGCGCAAGGTGTTCGTGAGCGGGAGCCTGCACCCGGACGTGCGCGTCCCCCTGCGGGAGATCAGCCAGACCTCCACGCGGCACGGCCATGGGCCGGAGGCGCGGGAGACGGCGAATCCCCCCGTGCACGTCTATGACTCCAGCGGTCCGTACACGGACCCCCAGGCGGACATCGACCTGCGCCGGGGCCTGCCCGCCACGCGTGAGCCGTGGATTCTGCGGCGCGGCGACACGGAGGAACTGGCCGGCATCACGTCCAAGTACGGCCAGGAGCGTGAGGCGGACCCGCGGCTGGCGGGGCTTCGCTTCGGGCATCGGCGCAAGCCGCGCGTGGCTCGCGCTGGAAGCAACGTCACCCAGTTGCACTACGCGCGCAAGGGCATCATCACCCCGGAGATGGAGTACGTGGCCCTGCGCGAGAACCTGCGCGTGGAGGCGTCGCTCGCCGCTCAGCACCCGGGGCACTCCTGGGGCGCGTCCATTCCGAAGGTCATCACGCCGGAGTTCGTCCGCGACGAGGTGGCCCGAGGCCGCGCCATCATCCCCGCGAACATCAACCACCCGGAGGTGGAGCCGATGATCATCGGCCGCAACTTCCTGGTGAAGATCAACGCCAACATCGGCAACTCCGCTGTCACCTCCTCCATCGAGGAGGAGGTGGAGAAGATGGTGTGGTCCATCCGCTGGGGCGCGGACACGGTGATGGACCTGTCCACCGGCCGGAACATCCACGAGACGCGCGAGTGGATCCTGCGCAACGCGCCGGTGCCCATCGGCACGGTGCCCATCTACCAGGCGCTGGAGAAGGTCGGCGGCAAGGCGGAGGAGCTCACCTGGGACATCTTCCGCGACACGCTCATCGAGCAGGCCGAGCAGGGCGTGGACTACTTCACCATCCACGCCGGTGTGTTGCTTCGCTACGTCCCGCTCACGGCGAAGCGCCTCACCGGCATCGTCAGCCGAGGCGGCTCCATCCTCGCGAAGTGGTGCCTGGCCCACCACCAGGAGAACTTCCTCTACACGCACTTCGACGAGATCTGCGAGATCATGAAGGCGTACGACGTCAGCTTCAGCCTGGGTGACGGGCTGCGGCCGGGCTCCATCGCCGACGCGAACGACGCGGCGCAGTTCGGCGAGTTGGAGACGCTGGGCGAGCTGACGAAGATCGCCTGGAAGCACGACGTGCAGACCATGATTGAAGGCCCGGGCCATGTGCCCATGCACCTCATCCAGGAGAACATGACCAAGCAGCTCGCCGTGTGCGGCGAGGCGCCGTTCTACACGCTGGGGCCCCTCACCACGGACATCGCGCCGGGATACGACCACTTCACCAGTGGCATCGGCGCGGCGATGATCGGCTGGTTCGGCACCGCGATGCTCTGCTACGTGACGCCGAAGGAGCACCTGGGGCTGCCGGACCGCGACGACGTGAAGGAAGGCGTCATCACGTACAAGATCGCCGCCCACGCCGCGGACCTGGCCAAGGGGCATCCAGGCGCTCAGGCGCGCGACAACGCGCTGTCCAAGGCGCGGTTCGAGTTCCGCTGGGAAGACCAGTTCAACCTCTCCCTGGACCCCGAGCGCGCCCGCGCGTTCCACGACGAGACGCTTCCTGCGGAGGGCGCCAAGGTCGCTCACTTCTGCTCGATGTGTGGCCCGCAGTTCTGCTCGATGAAAATCACGCAGGAGGTGCGCGACTACGCCGCGAAGACGGGTGTCTCGGAGTCCACTGCGCTCGACCAGGGACTGGAGCAGAAGAGCGAGGAATTCAAGAAGTCAGGTGCGCAGTTGTATCAGTGA
- a CDS encoding M56 family metallopeptidase, whose product MDVLDSLERALLAFVWQGAAVALVTAGALALISRRAAQGRYVVACLGLLTMAVLPLLTFLGAVLEGLGATAASSLSSAPVLPVARATTTLVVDMAPNAGGAASPSWLELPTHWLLPAWCFGVLLLSARTLISWYCAQRLSRLHTREPAAAWREAFERALSRMQLSRPVRLLASARVDVPQVIGLWRPLILVPAGAIVGLTPAQLEAVLSHELAHIQRHDYLVNLLQALVETFLFYHPAVWWLSHRIREEREHCADDLAVRSCGDAVLYARALAHIEQVRASPSPMPALGANGGSLLSRIRRLLGVPESHAPRRPWRLVSGIGGAALVVVLGASQVPLPAMAEAPLAPVVLALPTPSAAQLARAFESIEPTAHRPLVAPLPKVLPLKLDNASKAPVRLSAKPSTKKPRTPPPSTLLIPDTEGIARTELPRTPYPLEAEPAQAVAVEETKPTPPVEAVAAVPAPAPVVEPVALVPPRPSQVPSEDGVFTLGPGITPPRFVSGQRLNFADLTQNIRARVSAVPKGIVVTRCTITTDGTVTDCKSLQGLSGLEDGIIRTLTTWRYAPAMLDGKPVPVHYDFDIWFTNEPGGGVEEQRRFARAEIPGTRADGSSPNGCVLCASVSASSLVAPPIGF is encoded by the coding sequence ATGGACGTGCTGGACTCGCTCGAACGGGCCCTTCTCGCTTTTGTCTGGCAGGGAGCGGCGGTGGCGCTGGTGACGGCCGGAGCACTGGCCTTGATATCGCGGCGGGCGGCCCAAGGACGCTATGTCGTCGCGTGCCTGGGGTTGTTGACCATGGCGGTGCTCCCCCTCCTCACGTTCCTGGGGGCGGTGCTCGAGGGCCTGGGGGCCACGGCCGCAAGCAGCCTGTCATCCGCGCCGGTCCTCCCTGTCGCGCGCGCCACCACGACGCTCGTGGTGGACATGGCGCCGAACGCGGGGGGGGCGGCGTCTCCCTCCTGGTTGGAGCTTCCCACGCACTGGCTGCTTCCGGCGTGGTGCTTCGGGGTGCTGCTCCTGTCGGCGAGGACGCTCATCTCCTGGTACTGCGCCCAACGGCTGTCGCGGTTGCACACGCGGGAGCCCGCCGCCGCCTGGCGCGAGGCCTTCGAGCGTGCGCTCTCGCGGATGCAGTTGAGCCGACCCGTGCGGCTCCTGGCGTCGGCTCGCGTGGACGTGCCGCAGGTCATCGGCTTGTGGCGTCCGCTCATCCTCGTCCCCGCGGGCGCCATCGTGGGGCTGACTCCCGCGCAGCTCGAGGCGGTGCTCTCGCACGAGCTGGCCCACATCCAGCGCCACGACTATCTGGTGAACCTGCTCCAGGCGCTGGTCGAGACCTTCCTGTTCTACCACCCTGCCGTCTGGTGGTTGTCCCATCGCATCCGCGAAGAGCGTGAGCACTGCGCCGATGACCTGGCCGTGCGCTCCTGCGGTGACGCGGTCCTCTATGCCCGAGCCCTCGCGCACATCGAGCAGGTTCGCGCATCCCCTTCCCCCATGCCCGCGCTTGGGGCGAACGGAGGTTCCTTGCTATCGCGCATCCGCCGTCTGCTGGGGGTCCCCGAGAGCCATGCCCCCCGCCGGCCGTGGAGGCTGGTCAGCGGTATCGGTGGCGCGGCGCTCGTCGTGGTCCTGGGGGCCTCGCAGGTTCCCCTCCCCGCGATGGCCGAAGCCCCCCTCGCGCCGGTTGTCCTCGCGCTGCCGACGCCTTCGGCCGCACAGCTGGCACGCGCCTTCGAGAGCATCGAGCCCACTGCGCATCGGCCCCTCGTCGCCCCGCTCCCGAAGGTGCTCCCGCTCAAGCTCGACAACGCGAGCAAGGCTCCGGTGCGTCTCTCGGCGAAGCCTTCCACCAAGAAGCCTCGCACCCCGCCCCCGTCGACGCTGCTCATTCCGGACACGGAGGGAATCGCCCGAACGGAGCTGCCTCGGACGCCGTATCCGCTCGAAGCGGAGCCGGCCCAGGCTGTCGCCGTGGAGGAAACCAAGCCCACGCCGCCCGTCGAGGCCGTCGCGGCGGTGCCCGCTCCCGCGCCGGTCGTCGAGCCCGTTGCCTTGGTGCCTCCACGTCCCTCACAGGTGCCCTCCGAGGATGGAGTCTTCACCTTGGGGCCCGGCATCACCCCGCCCCGCTTCGTCTCGGGACAGCGCCTCAACTTCGCCGACCTGACGCAGAACATCCGCGCGCGTGTCTCCGCCGTGCCCAAGGGCATCGTGGTGACCCGCTGCACCATCACCACCGACGGCACCGTGACGGACTGCAAGTCCCTGCAGGGACTCTCCGGTCTGGAGGACGGCATCATCCGCACCCTGACCACGTGGCGCTATGCGCCCGCCATGCTCGACGGCAAGCCGGTCCCCGTGCACTACGACTTCGACATCTGGTTCACGAACGAGCCCGGTGGTGGTGTCGAGGAGCAGCGGCGGTTCGCCCGCGCGGAGATTCCTGGGACTCGCGCGGATGGCTCCAGCCCCAATGGGTGTGTCCTCTGCGCGAGCGTCTCCGCCTCCAGCCTCGTGGCGCCGCCCATCGGATTCTGA
- a CDS encoding CBS domain-containing protein encodes MKIVGELMTREVVTLKETQNLGKAEDLLSMHSIRHLPVTRQGKLVGLVTHRDLLRAAATHASDPAAQPLWAADIMTRDVTTVTPNDSLREAVAMMLRNKFGCLPVVSGDGTLVGILTEADLVRYAQHLIEDKDRRELAREFNA; translated from the coding sequence ATGAAAATCGTCGGAGAGCTGATGACACGCGAGGTGGTCACGCTCAAGGAGACGCAGAACCTGGGCAAGGCGGAGGACCTGCTGAGCATGCACAGCATCCGGCATCTGCCTGTCACGCGGCAGGGCAAGCTCGTGGGGCTCGTCACGCACCGTGACCTGCTGAGGGCCGCGGCCACTCACGCATCGGACCCGGCCGCGCAGCCGCTGTGGGCCGCGGACATCATGACTCGCGACGTGACGACGGTGACGCCCAACGACTCGCTGCGCGAGGCCGTGGCGATGATGCTGCGCAACAAGTTCGGCTGCCTCCCGGTGGTGTCGGGCGACGGGACGCTGGTGGGCATCCTCACGGAGGCGGACCTCGTGCGCTACGCGCAGCACCTCATCGAGGACAAGGACCGCCGGGAGCTGGCACGAGAGTTCAACGCCTGA
- the moaA gene encoding GTP 3',8-cyclase MoaA encodes MTPAPSTDPLAPPLLDAQGRRMTYLRLSITDRCNFRCTYCSPASWGGKKDLLGAEELGRIASLFAAMGIRRVRLTGGEPLIRPDILDIARRISSIPGVRHLAITTNASHLEPLAVPLREAGVDQLNLSLDTLSAETFRRISKQGDFDAILRGIDRAAEAGYGALKLNVVVMRGVNDHEARALVDYAHARGITPRFIELMPFGQGVPVPTAELVERLRSDGLPLSPEPEDSSAPADSVTSGPARYWSAPGGRVGFISPLTQNFCGGCNRVRVASNGDLRSCLGGRAQAPLHQLIRGGATDVELARAIRAALGDKPEGHRFTEPGNGATLLSMMGIGG; translated from the coding sequence ATGACGCCCGCTCCATCCACCGACCCGCTCGCGCCGCCTCTGCTGGACGCGCAGGGGCGCCGCATGACGTACCTGCGGCTGAGCATCACGGACCGCTGCAACTTCCGCTGCACGTACTGCTCGCCCGCGTCCTGGGGTGGCAAGAAGGACCTCCTGGGCGCGGAGGAGCTGGGGCGCATCGCGTCCCTCTTCGCGGCCATGGGCATCCGCCGCGTGCGACTCACCGGCGGCGAGCCGCTCATCCGGCCCGACATCCTGGACATCGCGCGCCGAATCTCCAGCATCCCTGGCGTGCGGCACCTGGCCATCACCACCAACGCAAGCCACCTGGAGCCGCTCGCCGTCCCCCTGCGCGAGGCGGGTGTCGACCAGCTCAACCTCAGCCTGGACACGCTGTCGGCGGAGACCTTCCGCCGCATCTCCAAGCAGGGGGACTTCGACGCGATTCTGCGAGGCATCGACCGGGCCGCGGAGGCGGGCTACGGCGCGCTCAAGCTCAACGTCGTGGTGATGCGAGGGGTGAACGACCACGAGGCCCGCGCGCTGGTCGACTACGCCCACGCCCGCGGCATCACCCCCCGCTTCATCGAGCTGATGCCCTTTGGCCAGGGCGTCCCCGTCCCCACCGCCGAACTCGTCGAGCGGCTGCGAAGCGACGGCCTGCCCCTCTCCCCCGAGCCCGAGGACTCGAGCGCACCCGCCGACTCCGTCACCTCCGGACCCGCGCGCTACTGGAGCGCTCCAGGCGGGCGCGTGGGGTTCATCTCTCCCCTCACCCAGAACTTCTGTGGCGGGTGCAACCGCGTGCGTGTGGCCTCCAACGGCGACCTGCGCAGCTGCCTGGGGGGACGCGCACAGGCGCCCCTGCATCAGCTCATCCGGGGAGGAGCCACGGATGTGGAGCTGGCGCGCGCCATCCGCGCGGCCCTGGGCGACAAGCCCGAGGGACACCGCTTCACCGAGCCGGGCAACGGCGCCACGCTGCTGTCGATGATGGGCATCGGCGGCTGA
- a CDS encoding HD-GYP domain-containing protein: MEAIPPAPPRILIVDDDDSVRDVISVLLREEGYNCVVASGAEMALDVAGEEDTPLVISDMKMPGKDGLWLLENLRERLPDTSVIMLTGYGDTESAVDCLRRGAVDYLLKPPKLTDLIRAIERALAKRRIEMARKRYQKKLERKVRDRTAELRSALHNIANTYQNTLLALVAALDAREHETSDHSQRVVSYTSAIATRMGIQGKELEEIGRGALLHDIGKIGVPDAVLLKPGKLTPDEWLEMRKHPEIGFQMIQAIPFLATPSAIVLSHQERFDGAGYPRGLQRQEIHIGARIFAVADTLDAMTSDRPYRKGTSFANAIQEIRRCANTQFDPEVVRAFLDIGEEGLIRIKEEMALKKLQLPQAEQEANDAEAELARLTDLDDELEPAPATPARTGTSETAETKAPIIRSATGSEG, translated from the coding sequence GTGGAAGCCATTCCCCCTGCCCCACCCCGAATCCTCATCGTCGACGATGACGACTCCGTCCGAGACGTCATCTCCGTCCTCCTGCGTGAAGAGGGCTACAACTGCGTCGTCGCAAGCGGCGCCGAGATGGCGCTGGACGTAGCGGGCGAGGAAGACACCCCGCTCGTCATCAGCGACATGAAGATGCCGGGCAAGGACGGCCTCTGGTTGCTGGAGAACCTCCGGGAACGGCTGCCAGACACGTCGGTCATCATGCTCACCGGCTATGGCGACACGGAGTCCGCGGTGGACTGCCTGCGCCGCGGCGCGGTGGACTACCTGCTCAAGCCACCCAAGCTCACCGACCTCATCCGAGCCATCGAACGGGCGCTCGCCAAGCGTCGCATCGAGATGGCGCGCAAGCGCTACCAGAAGAAGCTGGAGCGCAAGGTCCGGGACCGCACGGCGGAGCTCAGAAGCGCGCTGCACAACATCGCCAACACGTACCAGAACACGCTGCTGGCGCTGGTGGCCGCGCTCGACGCGCGCGAGCACGAGACGAGCGACCACTCCCAACGCGTGGTCAGCTACACGTCCGCCATCGCCACGCGCATGGGCATCCAGGGCAAGGAGCTGGAGGAGATTGGCCGAGGCGCGCTGCTGCACGACATCGGGAAGATTGGCGTGCCGGACGCGGTGCTGCTCAAGCCTGGCAAGCTGACGCCGGACGAGTGGCTGGAGATGCGCAAGCATCCGGAGATCGGCTTCCAGATGATCCAGGCCATCCCCTTCCTCGCCACGCCGTCCGCCATCGTGTTGTCGCACCAGGAGCGCTTCGACGGCGCGGGATATCCGCGAGGGCTCCAGCGGCAGGAGATCCACATCGGCGCGCGCATCTTCGCGGTGGCCGACACGTTGGACGCGATGACGAGCGACCGGCCGTACCGCAAGGGCACCTCGTTCGCGAACGCCATCCAGGAGATCCGCCGCTGCGCCAACACCCAGTTCGACCCGGAAGTGGTCCGGGCGTTCCTGGACATTGGAGAGGAAGGCCTCATCCGCATCAAGGAGGAGATGGCGCTCAAGAAGCTCCAGCTCCCGCAGGCGGAGCAGGAAGCCAATGACGCCGAGGCCGAGCTGGCGCGGCTGACGGACCTGGACGATGAGCTCGAGCCCGCCCCCGCCACGCCTGCACGCACTGGCACGAGCGAGACGGCGGAGACGAAGGCGCCCATCATCCGGTCCGCCACCGGCAGCGAGGGTTGA
- a CDS encoding DUF4870 domain-containing protein, with translation MVSQDDKTMGLVAHIGTILGNFVGLGFAVPLVLMLTKGKESSFVRAHAVESLNFQITCFIAAIIAVATSCLGIGVLLGLAVGVLALVFPILGGLKANEGQTYKYPFAIRLVK, from the coding sequence ATGGTTTCTCAGGACGACAAGACGATGGGCCTTGTCGCGCATATCGGCACCATCCTCGGCAACTTCGTGGGGCTGGGGTTCGCTGTTCCGCTGGTGCTGATGCTGACGAAGGGCAAGGAGTCCTCCTTCGTCCGCGCGCACGCGGTGGAGTCGCTGAACTTCCAGATCACGTGCTTCATCGCGGCCATCATCGCGGTGGCCACGTCCTGCCTCGGCATTGGCGTGCTGCTGGGGCTCGCGGTCGGCGTCCTGGCGCTGGTGTTCCCCATCCTCGGCGGGCTGAAGGCGAATGAGGGGCAGACGTACAAGTACCCGTTCGCCATCCGGCTGGTGAAGTAG